The Vicia villosa cultivar HV-30 ecotype Madison, WI linkage group LG1, Vvil1.0, whole genome shotgun sequence genome includes a region encoding these proteins:
- the LOC131630153 gene encoding uncharacterized protein LOC131630153 isoform X2: MSAEAPPFQEAARCVVCSCSFNTFRRRHHCRCCGRTLCNEHSSDQMALPQFGIYSNVRVCADCFNNSRSGKSVPQASSDGVNSITNAVSELDIDANVDSKRTPIADNKLAPGVKECKCGMPLCICEAPATSSDALPQEKFTPVVTAPSNPKPKKTDNVSKNKSSTSTNKFSSTFNLGNVSASTSNKPQVDYEVNGEGLREAIKNGDIAAVKKLLKEGVDANYRDKQGLSLLHLAAVFNQTDIVFILMDSGASLEYKNAQGETPLDCAPVTLQYKMRQKIEERRSMDQRN; encoded by the exons ATGTCAGCAGAAGCTCCTCCTTTCCAAGAAGCAGCAAGATGCGTTGTCTGCAGTTGCAGTTTCAACACCTTCAGAAGACGG CATCACTGCCGGTGTTGTGGGAGAACATTGTGCAATGAACATTCATCGGATCAAATG GCTTTACCTCAATTTGGCATTTACTCGAATGTCCGTGTATGTGCTGATTGTTTCAACAATTCGCG ATCTGGGAAGAGTGTACCACAAGCTTCTTCAGATGGAGTAAACAGCATAACAAATGCAGTTTCTGAATTAGATATCGACGCAAATGTTGATTCAAAAAGAACACCTATTGCAGATAATAAGCTTGCGCCGGGTGTTAAAGAGTGTAAGTGTGGAATGCCGCTTTGCATTTGTGAAGCTCCTGCCACTTCCTCTGATGCACTCCCCCAGGAG AAATTCACCCCAGTTGTTACAGCTCCATCAAATCCTAAACCCAAGAAGACAGATAatgtttcaaaaaataaaagTTCCACTTCCACGAACAAGTTTAG TTCTACGTTTAACCTCGGTAATGTATCTGCTAGTACCTCCAACAAACCCCAGGTGGATTATGAAGTTAATGGAGAG GGTTTACGAGAAgcaataaaaaatggtgacattGCTGCTGTAAAAAAACTTCTTAAGGAG GGTGTGGATGCAAATTACAGAGATAAGCAAGGACTATCTTTATTGCATTTG GCTGCAGTGTTCAATCAAACTGATATAGTTTTCATTCTCATGGATTCGGGGGCAAGCCTGGAGTATAAAAATGCACAAG GAGAAACACCTTTAGATTGTGCTCCTGTCACACTTCAATATAAAATGCGACAGAAAATTGAAGAAAGAAGATCTATGGACCAAAGGAATTGA
- the LOC131602036 gene encoding protein TIFY 3-like has translation MANTDSITNLVINSVSDAASVKNFSANWPMSSSGLNAKGQFAIYYNGSMCVYDGIPAEKVQEILMMAATTAKSSELKSGIPFTSLFTSATPSSPQGTSNNLPSPPSVCFPAADKSSICRMQEFPLARRQSLQSFFEKRRIRVRSKAPYTSSSSKEANNMNNNFNTALVPFT, from the exons ATGGCTAATACTGATAGTATCACTAATCTTGTCATTAACAGTGTCAGTGATGCTGCCTCTGTCAAGAATTTTTCTGCTAACTG GCCAATGTCATCATCTGGACTGAATGCAAAAGGTCAATTTGCCATCTACTATAATGGAAGCATGTGTGTATATGATGGAATTCCTGCAGAAAAG GTGCAAGAAATATTGATGATGGCTGCTACCACTGCCAAGTCTTCTGAATTGAAAAGTGGAATTCCATTCACTTCACTCTTTACCAGTGCCACCCCTTCTTCCCCACAAGGAACTTCTAACAATTTGCCTTCTCCTCCATCAGTCTGTTTCCCTGCTGCTGACAAGAGTTCCATTTGCAGGATGCAAG AGTTTCCATTAGCACGAAGACAGTCACTTCAAagtttttttgagaagagaaggaTCAG GGTCCGTAGCAAAGCACCTTATacctcatcatcatcaaaagaagCTAACAACATGAACAACAACTTCAACACAGCATTGGTTCCTTTCACTTGA
- the LOC131630153 gene encoding uncharacterized protein LOC131630153 isoform X1, with product MSAEAPPFQEAARCVVCSCSFNTFRRRHHCRCCGRTLCNEHSSDQMALPQFGIYSNVRVCADCFNNSRSGKSVPQASSDGVNSITNAVSELDIDANVDSKRTPIADNKLAPGVKECKCGMPLCICEAPATSSDALPQEKKFTPVVTAPSNPKPKKTDNVSKNKSSTSTNKFSSTFNLGNVSASTSNKPQVDYEVNGEGLREAIKNGDIAAVKKLLKEGVDANYRDKQGLSLLHLAAVFNQTDIVFILMDSGASLEYKNAQGETPLDCAPVTLQYKMRQKIEERRSMDQRN from the exons ATGTCAGCAGAAGCTCCTCCTTTCCAAGAAGCAGCAAGATGCGTTGTCTGCAGTTGCAGTTTCAACACCTTCAGAAGACGG CATCACTGCCGGTGTTGTGGGAGAACATTGTGCAATGAACATTCATCGGATCAAATG GCTTTACCTCAATTTGGCATTTACTCGAATGTCCGTGTATGTGCTGATTGTTTCAACAATTCGCG ATCTGGGAAGAGTGTACCACAAGCTTCTTCAGATGGAGTAAACAGCATAACAAATGCAGTTTCTGAATTAGATATCGACGCAAATGTTGATTCAAAAAGAACACCTATTGCAGATAATAAGCTTGCGCCGGGTGTTAAAGAGTGTAAGTGTGGAATGCCGCTTTGCATTTGTGAAGCTCCTGCCACTTCCTCTGATGCACTCCCCCAGGAG AAGAAATTCACCCCAGTTGTTACAGCTCCATCAAATCCTAAACCCAAGAAGACAGATAatgtttcaaaaaataaaagTTCCACTTCCACGAACAAGTTTAG TTCTACGTTTAACCTCGGTAATGTATCTGCTAGTACCTCCAACAAACCCCAGGTGGATTATGAAGTTAATGGAGAG GGTTTACGAGAAgcaataaaaaatggtgacattGCTGCTGTAAAAAAACTTCTTAAGGAG GGTGTGGATGCAAATTACAGAGATAAGCAAGGACTATCTTTATTGCATTTG GCTGCAGTGTTCAATCAAACTGATATAGTTTTCATTCTCATGGATTCGGGGGCAAGCCTGGAGTATAAAAATGCACAAG GAGAAACACCTTTAGATTGTGCTCCTGTCACACTTCAATATAAAATGCGACAGAAAATTGAAGAAAGAAGATCTATGGACCAAAGGAATTGA